The Salvia miltiorrhiza cultivar Shanhuang (shh) chromosome 1, IMPLAD_Smil_shh, whole genome shotgun sequence genome has a window encoding:
- the LOC131006101 gene encoding ubiquitin C-terminal hydrolase 12-like: MALLPPSKKLKTAEDQDQYTMETRDISPAHLLTKIESFSRLWNHETKTLESSEFESGDYKWKVTINLDDNGHISVYLSLVGTASLPAGWEVNVIFNFFLFNHISDNYLCFRGKARRIRAINPECGFYKLITKESLKEASHGYLFKDKCVFGAEVFVIKNQPPLVQNVRAHHVSINPYKQEWKISNFSKLEGMWKSEEFCTGGYKWYLF; encoded by the exons ATGGCACTGCTTCccccttcaaaaaaattaaaaacagcCGAGGATCAAG ATCAATACACTATGGAAACAAGAGACATTTCGCCAGCACACTTGCTAACCAAAATCGAGTCTTTTTCAAGGCTATGGAATCATGAGACTAAGACATTAGAATCTTCGGAATTTGAGTCAGGAGACTACAAATG GAAAGTGACAATCAATCTTGATGACAATGGCCACATTTCTGTATACTTGTCTTTGGTTGGAACAGCCTCTCTACCTGCAGGCTGGGAGGTTAATGTCATCTTCAACTTCTTTCTCTTCAACCACATCTCAGATAACTATCTTTGTTTTCGAG GAAAAGCACGGCGCATTCGTGCTATAAATCCTGAATGCGGATTTTACAAGTTGATCACTAAGGAAAGTTTGAAAGAGGCCTCTCATGGATACCTTTTCAAGGACAAGTGTGTGTTTGGTGCCGAAGTTTTTGTGATAAAAAACCAGCCGCCACTCGTTCAGAATGTGCGTGCGCATCATGTGTCAATTAATCCATATAAGCAGGAATGGAAGATTTCAAACTTCTCCAAACTGGAAGGAATGTGGAAGTCTGAAGAGTTCTGTACTGGAGGATACAAATGGTACCTTTTTTag
- the LOC131006102 gene encoding uncharacterized protein LOC131006102, which yields MKKASKTSGSGKPNAPHKDLPNLAAKPKKKKSKQKPTPPSPLKDESAADEPTPPPKIKVYLPKPIRVSSAFSRSNSYDSLASNSDGEKPAEELSYMPLQWPPIFELEEGDYGVCAAVGGGSDDFLDGGFILPIDVRGRSERGRGENSTGYPTTGSATDVDGRKNDRTEARSAAAGVDGRDGRGHNSSASAGASVGVDGRGRNSSTAAGFSAGVNGRTTEKNGEGGTKGEKEVERIGQREKEACGIGQKEKEAHDLGYQDGGDYWAWH from the exons ATGAAGAAAGCTTCCAAAACCAGCGGCAGCGGCAAGCCCAATGCCCCTCACAAAGACCTCCCCAACCTCGCCGCCAAGCCTAAGAAGAAGAAGTCCAAGCAGAAGCCCACCCCTCCCTCGCCGTTAAAGGACGAGAGCGCCGCCGACGAGCCTACCCCGCCGCCTAAGATCAAGGTCTACCTGCCCAAGCCAATCAGGGTGTCGTCGGCCTTCTCCCGCAGTAACAGCTACGACAGCTTGGCCTCCAACAGCGACGGCGAGAAGCCCGCCGAGGAGCTCTCCTACATGCCGCTGCAGTGGCCGCCGATATTCGAGCTGGAGGAGGGTGACTACGGGGTGTGCGCTGCCGTGGGAGGCGGCTCCGACGATTTCCTCGACGGTGGATTTATCTTACCGATTGATGTCCGAGGAAGATCCGAGAGAGGAAGAGGAGAAAACTCAACCGGCTACCCGACTACCGGCTCGGCAACTGACGTTGACGGCCGGAAAAACGACAGAACGGAGGCGAGAAGCGCGGCTGCCGGCGTAGACGGCCGAGATGGCCGAGGACACAACAGCTCGGCGTCAGCCGGCGCCTCTGTCGGTGTAGATGGCCGAGGACGCAATAGTTCGACCGCTGCCGGCTTTTCCGCCGGCGTTAATGGCCGAACAACCGAGAAAAATGGTGAAGGTGGAACCAAGGGAGAGAAAGAGGTGGAGAGAATCGGTCAAAGGGAGAAAGAGGCGTGTGGAATTGgtcaaaaggaaaaagaggcgCATGATTTAG gatatcaggacgggggagattattgggcgtggcactga
- the LOC131006103 gene encoding F-box protein CPR1-like, producing the protein MDDVVFATRLNGSANGCQYLKAICPDGDDDHWDGFFLDLSFMGEFDHECYIEASYCGGIFCFNAFNGRIALCNPFANTVKFLPPPLLAPPSSYISFYNCGFGYDFTSDDYKVIRIFDVVKYNMEDHYSFSGATRKCELFSFKRNSWKEIESEGSSFLCADGGYALVDCSYHWLAVNSILAFNFSEEIFSYISLPPSFNVRSFNGDTPVCHVVVTPNYRLGVIFYSRVGESKTFQVWEYGIDEVWSKLYNDDAIISNVDKPLNLNGSLMYVSRETSPGYRQLLVYDWVGRTLKELDIHDCEEVLGISTITTSFPTPNLLETMPIKYV; encoded by the coding sequence atggacgacgtcgtttttgcgACGCGATTGAATGGCAGTGCGAATGGCTGTCAATATTTAAAGGCTATTTGCCCAGATGGTGATGATGACCACTGGGATGGTTTCTTTCTTGACCTTTCATTTATGGGCGAATTTGACCATGAATGTTACATTGAGGCTAGTTATTGTGGTGGGATTTTCTGTTTCAATGCTTTTAATGGTCGGATTGCTCTTTGCAACCCGTTTGCTAACACCGTGAAATTCCTTCCCCCGCCCCTCCTCGCTCCCCCTTCGTCTTATATCAGTTTTTATAATTGTGGTTTTGGCTATGATTTTACATCTGACGACTACAAGGTCATTAGAATCTTTGATGTTGTTAAGTACAACATGGAAGATCATTATAGTTTTTCTGGTGCCACTAGAAAATGTGAGTTGTTTTCGTTCAAACGTAATTCTTGGAAAGAGATTGAGTCCGAAGGAAGTTCGTTTCTTTGCGCCGATGGCGGTTATGCCCTTGTGGATTGTAGTTATCATTGGTTAGCTGTGAATTCCATTCTAGCATTTAATTTCAGTGAAGAAATTTTTTCTTACATCTCCTTACCACCATCTTTTAATGTAAGATCTTTTAATGGAGATACTCCAGTTTGTCACGTTGTCGTAACTCCAAACTATCGTTTAGGTGTCATTTTCTATAGCAGAGTTGGAGAGTCCAAGACTTTTCAGGTTTGGGAATATGGAATAGATGAAGTATGGTCTAAATTGTACAATGATGATGCCATTATCAGTAATGTTGACAAACCATTGAACTTGAATGGTTCATTGATGTATGTTTCACGAGAAACTTCTCCGGGCTACCGTCAACTACTAGTCTATGACTGGGTTGGGCGAACATTGAAAGAACTCGATATTCATGATTGTGAAGAAGTGTTGGGGATTTCTACTATTACTACTTCATTCCCAACTCCCAACTTGCTGGAAACGATGCCAATTAAGTATGTATGA
- the LOC131006104 gene encoding putative late blight resistance protein homolog R1C-3 isoform X1: MTAYGAVNSLRNTIDYILNSSHYSLVQPSPHIIQLAYQELDPLQEILEILDRTITSKSRKKVNGLDGRIKELIWEFQDLLESLLYQQILSQVKDEEMRERVQPQPQIIFQSPPPHHTTTTSIRRRLLQCFKPKGRKFKAPTIMNQSEASQSRSRVGGKRFSIDLQLLQQHVHSFIQRLKDLEEEYTYEVYNMPEDDGEQSIVSSRSGTKSKLIGLSDQFQQLKRELMECDWGYNYIVLTGTAGIGKTALAEAVFEDSEILSLFEHSVWVTVGRKFQSNDVSRAILAQMFGITQGDHELGAYLKGKKCLIVLDDVWETQILDSLSSSLRNNSSGSVYILVTARDRIIGFPILVRFLKEEESKELLCQKVFGEEGCPLQLDKAATKISKICEGLPLMIVTVADILSKAHNTDPKYWNDVAEMRNSVFTEAFNEISKVLFPSYDYLSQYLKMLFLYMGVYPSDYDIPMSDKIMNTLAIEGWFHNTNKKQSLKNSVNECLEQLCTDKNLVLFNERKIRRLAFLEFKTCRLHSSWRYVCRGEAQKNKFYHILKKLVEGLKDGVKGQRCLCLENNLLFSIKEFRNSVRMNCASSTRSLLFFGPYHQYPIPVGDDFKLLVKLDALNLRLYTFPTEILTLLLLKYLALTCNGELPATISKLFNLRVLIIHPHNDIRICGTPSYVPIEIWEMQELEHIEILGKSLVAPSHSASLEKLSTLAGVNASICTISEHFPKVPCIRKLGVRIELTPYDDHNDLLSCFGCISTLESLEMLKCSITNPVVMYDYVFPGSLMFPRGLKKLHLSGMGFSWEYMDVIGSLPFLRVLKLRAYAFRGPKWEAQEESFLKLRFLLIEDSDLVQWKPRSRSFPELSHLSMKHCYKLQEIHWFGTIELENCNPVALTWAKQFQPTPYCLLDVTATSSFDEKPTTIKFQRHGFEKWRQKDGDVKTES; the protein is encoded by the exons ATGACGGCATACGGTGCAGTGAATTCTCTGAGGAATACAATTGATTATATTCTCAATTCTTCTCATTATAGCCTTGTTCAGCCCTCTCCACATATCATACAACTCGCTTACCAGGAGTTGGATCCATTGCAAGAAATTCTGGAAATATTGGACAGGACAATAACAAGCAAGAGCAGGAAGAAGGTGAATGGTTTGGATGGAAGAATCAAAGAGTTGATTTGGGAATTCCAAGACTTATTGGAATCCCTTCTCTACCAACAGATTCTTTCACAAGTAAAAGATgaagaaatgagagagagagtacagCCACAGCCACAGATTATATTTCAAAGCCCTCCTCCACACCACACAACCACAACATCAATAAGAAGAAGACTACTTCAATGTTTCAAACCCAAAGGAAGAAAATTCAAGGCGCCAACGATCATGAATCAATCTGAGGCTTCACAATCCAGAAGCCGTGTTGGGGGTAAGAGATTCTCCATTGATTTGCAATTACTACAACAACATGTTCATTCCTTTATCCAGAGGCTCAAGGATTTGGAGGAGGAATACACTTATGAAGTATACAATATGCCTGAAGATGACGGCGAACAATCTATTGTTTCCTCAAGAAGTGGGACCAAGTCGAAGTTGATTGGATTATCGGATCAGTTCCAACAACTCAAAAGGGAACTTATGGAATGTGATTGGGGTTACAATTACATCGTACTAACTGGAACTGCAGGCATTGGGAAGACTGCTCTTGCTGAGGCAGTTTTTGAAGATTCTGAAATCTTAAGCCTTTTTGAGCATAGTGTGTGGGTCACGGTAGGCAGGAAATTTCAATCCAATGATGTTTCACGAGCCATTCTAGCTCAAATGTTTGGAATTACACAAGGAGATCACGAATTAGGTGCCTACTTAAAGGGCAAGAAATGCCTCATTGTGCTCGATGATGTGTGGGAGACACAGATATTGGATTCCTTGTCAAGTTCCTTAAGGAACAATTCTAGTGGATCAGTTTATATCTTGGTTACTGCTCGAGACCGAATCATAGGTTTCCCAATATTGGTGCGGTTTTTGAAGGAAGAAGAAAGTAAGGAGCTATTATGCCAGAAGGTGTTTGGTGAAGAGGGTTGCCCTTTACAACTTGACAAAGCCGCTACCAAAATTTCCAAGATTTGCGAAGGTCTTCCTCTCATGATAGTCACAGTGGCTGACATTCTATCAAAAGCGCATAATACAGATCCCAAATACTGGAACGATGTAGCAGAAATGCGAAATTCAGTCTTCACAGAAGCATTTAATGAGATATCAAAGGTACTTTTCCCAAGTTACGACTATTTATCTCAATATCTTAAAATGCTTTTTCTGTATATGGGAGTCTATCCTTCAGATTATGACATCCCCATGTCTGACAAGATCATGAATACATTGGCTATTGAGGGCTGGTTTCATAACACAAACAAAAAACAATCCCTGAAGAATTCTGTCAATGAATGTTTGGAGCAGCTTTGTACGGACAAGAATCTTGTTTTATTCAACGAAAGGAAAATCCGTAGGTTGGCGTTCCTTGAATTTAAAACTTGTCGGCTTCATTCTTCGTGGCGGTATGTGTGTAGAGGAGAGGCTCAGAAGAACAAGTTTTATCATATCTTGAAAAAGCTAGTTGAAGGCTTAAAAGATGGTGTAAAAGGTCAGCGTTGCTTGTGTCTTGAAAATAACCTTTTATTTAGCATCAAAGAATTCCGCAACTCCGTGAGAATGAACTGTGCATCCTCTACACGTTCTCTCCTTTTTTTTGGTCCATATCACCAATATCCAATCCCTGTAGGTGATGATTTCAAGTTGCTTGTGAAACTAGATGCTCTTAATCTACGTTTGTACACTTTCCCGACAGAAATTCTGACACTACTCTTACTAAAGTACCTTGCTCTAACTTGCAATGGAGAACTCCCTGCAACCATATCCAAACTTTTCAATCTTCGAGTCTTGATTATACATCCGCATAACGACATTAGAATTTGTGGAACTCCATCATATGTACCAATAGAAATATGGGAAATGCAAGAGTTGGAGCATATTGAGATATTGGGGAAGAGCCTTGTAGCTCCATCCCATTCAGCTTCTTTAGAAAAACTCTCAACACTTGCAGGTGTGAATGCCAGCATTTGTACTATCTCGGAACACTTCCCAAAAGTTCCTTGTATAAGGAAATTAGGAGTTCGTATCGAGCTTACTCCTTATGATGACCATAATGATCTTTTGAGTTGTTTTGGTTGTATTTCAACACTTGAAAGTTTGGAGATGTTGAAATGTAGtatcacaaatcctgtggttatgTACGATTATGTGTTTCCTGGTTCATTAATGTTTCCAAGAGGATTGAAAAAGTTACACTTGAGTGGCATGGGTTTTTCTTGGGAATACATGGATGTAATTGGCTCTTTGCCATTTCTTCGAGTGCTCAAATTGCGAGCCTACGCCTTTCGGGGTCCAAAGTGGGAAGCGCAAGAGGAAAGTTTTTTGAAACTTAGGTTTCTTCTAATTGAAGACAGTGATTTGGTGCAATGGAAACCAAGATCTAGAAGCTTCCCTGAGCTTAGTCACCTAAGCATGAAACATTGCTACAAACTACAAGAGATCCACTGGTTCGGAACTATTGAATTAGAGAACTGCAATCCTGTAGCTTTAACTTGGGCCAAGCAATTCCAACCGACTCCATATTGTTTACTTGATGTTACTGCCACTTCTTCGTTTGACGAGAAACCCACTACtatcaagtttcaaag GCATGGGTTTGAAAAATGGAGACAGAAAGATGGAGACGTAAAGACGGAAAGTTAA
- the LOC131006104 gene encoding putative late blight resistance protein homolog R1C-3 isoform X2 has product MTAYGAVNSLRNTIDYILNSSHYSLVQPSPHIIQLAYQELDPLQEILEILDRTITSKSRKKVNGLDGRIKELIWEFQDLLESLLYQQILSQVKDEEMRERVQPQPQIIFQSPPPHHTTTTSIRRRLLQCFKPKGRKFKAPTIMNQSEASQSRSRVGGKRFSIDLQLLQQHVHSFIQRLKDLEEEYTYEVYNMPEDDGEQSIVSSRSGTKSKLIGLSDQFQQLKRELMECDWGYNYIVLTGTAGIGKTALAEAVFEDSEILSLFEHSVWVTVGRKFQSNDVSRAILAQMFGITQGDHELGAYLKGKKCLIVLDDVWETQILDSLSSSLRNNSSGSVYILVTARDRIIGFPILVRFLKEEESKELLCQKVFGEEGCPLQLDKAATKISKICEGLPLMIVTVADILSKAHNTDPKYWNDVAEMRNSVFTEAFNEISKVLFPSYDYLSQYLKMLFLYMGVYPSDYDIPMSDKIMNTLAIEGWFHNTNKKQSLKNSVNECLEQLCTDKNLVLFNERKIRRLAFLEFKTCRLHSSWRYVCRGEAQKNKFYHILKKLVEGLKDGVKGQRCLCLENNLLFSIKEFRNSVRMNCASSTRSLLFFGPYHQYPIPVGDDFKLLVKLDALNLRLYTFPTEILTLLLLKYLALTCNGELPATISKLFNLRVLIIHPHNDIRICGTPSYVPIEIWEMQELEHIEILGKSLVAPSHSASLEKLSTLAGVNASICTISEHFPKVPCIRKLGVRIELTPYDDHNDLLSCFGCISTLESLEMLKCSITNPVVMYDYVFPGSLMFPRGLKKLHLSGMGFSWEYMDVIGSLPFLRVLKLRAYAFRGPKWEAQEESFLKLRFLLIEDSDLVQWKPRSRSFPELSHLSMKHCYKLQEIHWFGTIELENCNPVALTWAKQFQPTPYCLLDVTATSSFDEKPTTIKFQRHGFEKWRQKDGDVKTES; this is encoded by the exons ATGACGGCATACGGTGCAGTGAATTCTCTGAGGAATACAATTGATTATATTCTCAATTCTTCTCATTATAGCCTTGTTCAGCCCTCTCCACATATCATACAACTCGCTTACCAGGAGTTGGATCCATTGCAAGAAATTCTGGAAATATTGGACAGGACAATAACAAGCAAGAGCAGGAAGAAGGTGAATGGTTTGGATGGAAGAATCAAAGAGTTGATTTGGGAATTCCAAGACTTATTGGAATCCCTTCTCTACCAACAGATTCTTTCACAAGTAAAAGATgaagaaatgagagagagagtacagCCACAGCCACAGATTATATTTCAAAGCCCTCCTCCACACCACACAACCACAACATCAATAAGAAGAAGACTACTTCAATGTTTCAAACCCAAAGGAAGAAAATTCAAGGCGCCAACGATCATGAATCAATCTGAGGCTTCACAATCCAGAAGCCGTGTTGGGGGTAAGAGATTCTCCATTGATTTGCAATTACTACAACAACATGTTCATTCCTTTATCCAGAGGCTCAAGGATTTGGAGGAGGAATACACTTATGAAGTATACAATATGCCTGAAGATGACGGCGAACAATCTATTGTTTCCTCAAGAAGTGGGACCAAGTCGAAGTTGATTGGATTATCGGATCAGTTCCAACAACTCAAAAGGGAACTTATGGAATGTGATTGGGGTTACAATTACATCGTACTAACTGGAACTGCAGGCATTGGGAAGACTGCTCTTGCTGAGGCAGTTTTTGAAGATTCTGAAATCTTAAGCCTTTTTGAGCATAGTGTGTGGGTCACGGTAGGCAGGAAATTTCAATCCAATGATGTTTCACGAGCCATTCTAGCTCAAATGTTTGGAATTACACAAGGAGATCACGAATTAGGTGCCTACTTAAAGGGCAAGAAATGCCTCATTGTGCTCGATGATGTGTGGGAGACACAGATATTGGATTCCTTGTCAAGTTCCTTAAGGAACAATTCTAGTGGATCAGTTTATATCTTGGTTACTGCTCGAGACCGAATCATAGGTTTCCCAATATTGGTGCGGTTTTTGAAGGAAGAAGAAAGTAAGGAGCTATTATGCCAGAAGGTGTTTGGTGAAGAGGGTTGCCCTTTACAACTTGACAAAGCCGCTACCAAAATTTCCAAGATTTGCGAAGGTCTTCCTCTCATGATAGTCACAGTGGCTGACATTCTATCAAAAGCGCATAATACAGATCCCAAATACTGGAACGATGTAGCAGAAATGCGAAATTCAGTCTTCACAGAAGCATTTAATGAGATATCAAAGGTACTTTTCCCAAGTTACGACTATTTATCTCAATATCTTAAAATGCTTTTTCTGTATATGGGAGTCTATCCTTCAGATTATGACATCCCCATGTCTGACAAGATCATGAATACATTGGCTATTGAGGGCTGGTTTCATAACACAAACAAAAAACAATCCCTGAAGAATTCTGTCAATGAATGTTTGGAGCAGCTTTGTACGGACAAGAATCTTGTTTTATTCAACGAAAGGAAAATCCGTAGGTTGGCGTTCCTTGAATTTAAAACTTGTCGGCTTCATTCTTCGTGGCGGTATGTGTGTAGAGGAGAGGCTCAGAAGAACAAGTTTTATCATATCTTGAAAAAGCTAGTTGAAGGCTTAAAAGATGGTGTAAAAGGTCAGCGTTGCTTGTGTCTTGAAAATAACCTTTTATTTAGCATCAAAGAATTCCGCAACTCCGTGAGAATGAACTGTGCATCCTCTACACGTTCTCTCCTTTTTTTTGGTCCATATCACCAATATCCAATCCCTGTAGGTGATGATTTCAAGTTGCTTGTGAAACTAGATGCTCTTAATCTACGTTTGTACACTTTCCCGACAGAAATTCTGACACTACTCTTACTAAAGTACCTTGCTCTAACTTGCAATGGAGAACTCCCTGCAACCATATCCAAACTTTTCAATCTTCGAGTCTTGATTATACATCCGCATAACGACATTAGAATTTGTGGAACTCCATCATATGTACCAATAGAAATATGGGAAATGCAAGAGTTGGAGCATATTGAGATATTGGGGAAGAGCCTTGTAGCTCCATCCCATTCAGCTTCTTTAGAAAAACTCTCAACACTTGCAGGTGTGAATGCCAGCATTTGTACTATCTCGGAACACTTCCCAAAAGTTCCTTGTATAAGGAAATTAGGAGTTCGTATCGAGCTTACTCCTTATGATGACCATAATGATCTTTTGAGTTGTTTTGGTTGTATTTCAACACTTGAAAGTTTGGAGATGTTGAAATGTAGtatcacaaatcctgtggttatgTACGATTATGTGTTTCCTGGTTCATTAATGTTTCCAAGAGGATTGAAAAAGTTACACTTGAGTGGCATGGGTTTTTCTTGGGAATACATGGATGTAATTGGCTCTTTGCCATTTCTTCGAGTGCTCAAATTGCGAGCCTACGCCTTTCGGGGTCCAAAGTGGGAAGCGCAAGAGGAAAGTTTTTTGAAACTTAGGTTTCTTCTAATTGAAGACAGTGATTTGGTGCAATGGAAACCAAGATCTAGAAGCTTCCCTGAGCTTAGTCACCTAAGCATGAAACATTGCTACAAACTACAAGAGATCCACTGGTTCGGAACTATTGAATTAGAGAACTGCAATCCTGTAGCTTTAACTTGGGCCAAGCAATTCCAACCGACTCCATATTGTTTACTTGATGTTACTGCCACTTCTTCGTTTGACGAGAAACCCACTACtatcaagtttcaaag GCATGGGTTTGAAAAATGGAGACAGAAAGATGGAGACGTAAAGACGGAAA GCTAG